In Phreatobacter cathodiphilus, the genomic window CCTGTCGGGTCCCGCGGCCCCCGACATGTGGGAGCCGGTCGGGCACCTGGCGCTCCGCTCGAACTGCGACCGCGCCTGGTTCGGCTGGCCTTGCGATGAGGCCATCGAGAAGCTCCGCGCCGCCTTCACCACCGCGCCGGACCTCGCCGGCCGGCAGGCCATCGCCCGGCAGATCCAGGAGCGGGCGGTTGAAACGGTGCCCTATGTGCCGGTCGGCCAGTTCTGGCTGGTGCGTGGCCACCAGGCGAGCCTCAAGGGTCTGCTGACGGCGGGGCTGCCGGTCTACTGGAACATCAGCAAGTGACGACGTCGGGAGCCGGACCGCGTCGTGCGGCCCGGCTCCAAAGGGGCGCCGGCGTCTTGCCCTTTGGTGATGCCGGAGGGATCGCCTGGCCCCTGTGACAGCCCGCGTGTCCTCGCGGCCCTGCGACTAGCGACGCAGGCCCGGAGATTCGACCGGCAGGCCGCGGGCACGTACGGCGAGATAGAGCTCGAGCGCCAGATATTCCGCCGATCCATAGGAAAACTGGGTCGCCCTGACGCCGAGCGAGCAGGCGCGCAGCCGGCGGTGCAGCGAGCCCATCGTGTTCCATTCGAGCCGGTAGGCGGGAAATCCGGTGCCGACCCCGCTGGAGATGACGTCGCCGCGCAGGCGACGGCCGACGTTCGCCTCGTGGCAATGGGCGCAGGACAGGTTGAGCTGGCCCATGCGCGTCTCGAACAGCCGCCGTCCCTCGGCGACGAAGGATGCGGCCGGTCCGTCGGTGGCGACAGCCGTCGGCAGCCCGCGCGACTGCACCGCCACCGCCGCGGTGAGGGCAAGCAGGTCGTCGCTCTCATAGCCGAAGGCCGGCGCCTGCTGGTGGCGGCTGCGGCATGTCTCGATGCGGCCTTCGAGATTGAGAAGGCGCCCGTCACCGGCCACCTGCGGATAGCGGGTCGCCGCGCCGCGCATCCCGCCGATGTCGCCGTGGCAGCCCTGGCAGGACGGGCGTCCGCCCGCCGGCGCCGCCCGCCAGAGCGTCTCGCCCGAATCCACCCACAGCCAGCCCGGGTGGCGGGAGGGATCGTCCTGCAACGCCCGGAGGTCCGGCGACAGGAAGGTCGCGGGCGCGCGCACCTCGCCGGCGCCGGCCGCCGTCGCCGCGAGCATCAGGGCGAAAGCGATCGTCGCCCTCATGTCACCGTCAGGCTCTGGCGGCGCTCGTAGGTGACGCCGCCGTCCTCGATCCATTCGAACACGAGTTCGCCGCTGCGCTCGGCGCGGGTGGTGAAGGCGACATAGGGATTGGCGGCGATGCCGGGCGAAAGCTCTATGCGGAAGAGCTCCTGCCCCTCCTGGGTCACGCGCAGCGTGTGGATGATCTTGCGCGCCACTGGTCTCAGCCCCGGCGCGTCGATGGCGCGCTCCATCGGATGGCGAGCGAGCACGCGGATCTCGACGATCTCGCTGCGGCGGGCCTCTGCCGGCATGGTGATGCGGGCGGGAAGGGTGGCGCTGGCCATGGCTCAGCCTCCGTCCACGCAGGCGCCGAGGATGACGATGACCTCGCGGCTGCCGCGATGGACGACGCCGCGGCTCGTCTCGGCGAGCACCACGATGGTCTGCGTCTCCGCCAGGCGGATCCGCGTGGCGACGTCGGCGCGGCCGGCCTGCGGGCCGATGTGGAAAGTCGCGATCCGCGGGAAGGGGTTCTTCTCGGCCAGGATGTGAATGCGGGCGACATGGTCCTCGGCGCTCATCGGGCTGTCGATCCTGACCGCGATGTCCACAGCATTGCCGTTCTCCGAGAGCTGCGGCATCTCGATGGACAGGCCCGCCGCCGCCGGCTCGCGCCCGGCGAGGATCGCCCGCTCCGCGGCGGCGAAGGTCTCGGCTGATGCCGCCTGGCCCGAAGCCGCGGCGGGAGCGAGGGCGACAGCGGCCGCCGCGGCGATGGCGACGCGCCGCGTCAGGAGATCCGGCCGTTCAGGGGAAGGTTTGGGCATGGTTCACTCCTTCAGGGCGGACAGATAGGCGACCACGTCCTCGATCTCCTGAGCGGAGAGCACCGGCCGTCCCCGCCAGCGCTCGTCGACATGGGCAAGGCCCGCAACGCGATGATAGGCCGGCATCACCGCCGCGGGGTTGGCGAGCGTCGGATCGATGACCCGCAGCCTGATCTGGCCGGGGGTGAGGCGGGCGCCGACACCCGCGAGCAGCGGCCCCACCTCGCCCATGAACGTCTCCGCCGGATCGGGGATCGTGTGGCAGATGAGACAATTGGCCGTCTCCCGGTTGCGGACGATCCGCGCGCCGCGCTCGGCCGATCCGGTGAGCCCGCCGAGCGGCGCCGCCACGGCATCGCCCGAGACGACGAAGGGCGCAACCTCCTGTCCCGCCGCCGGTGCGGCGAGGCCGAGGACGACCAGGGCGGCGCGGAAGCCCCTCACGCCCGCCTGAGGTCCTGGTCCTTCAGCGGCACCGAGCGGATGCGCTTGCCCGTGGCGGCGAAGATCGCGTTCAGCACGGCCGGCGCCGCCACCATGATGGTCGGCTCGCCGACGCCGCCCCAGAAGCCGCCGGAGGGCATGACGATGGTCTCGACCTTCGGCATCTCGTCCATGCGCAGGACGTTGTAGCTGTCGAAATTGGTCTCGACGATCTGCCCGTCCTTCACCGTGCAGGCGCCGTAGAGCAGGGCCGAGAGGCCGTAGACGAAGGAGCCCTCCACCTGCATCTCGATCTGCCGCGGGTTGACGGCATGGCCGCAGTCGGTGGCCGCCACGATGCGGTGCATGCGCAGCTTGCCCGCCGCATCGACCGAGACCTCGGCAGCGGCGGCCACATAGCTGCCGAAGCCCATCTGCTGGGCGATGCCGCGGTGGACGCCTGCCGGCGGCGGCTTGTCCCAGCCGATCCTCTCGGCCACCGCGTTCAGCACGGCGAGGTGGCGGGGATGGTTGCCCATCAGCTTGCGGCGGAAGGCGAGGGGATCCTGCCCCGCCGCGTGGGCGAGCTCGTCGAGGAAGCACTCCAGGTAGATGGCATTCTGGTTGTGGTTCACGCCCCGCCAGAAATGCGGCGGCACGTGGGTGTTCCGCATGGCGTGGTCGATCAGCAGGTTGGGGAAGGAATAGCCGATCTGGCTGTCGTTGCCGCCGGCGTTCAGCCCCTGGAACTGCACGGGATCGCGGCCGCTCTGCAGCGCCGTGGGGAAAACGTAGGAGAGGATCGACTGGCCGGAGATGCGCATGTGCAGACCGACGACGTTTCCCTGTGCGTCGAGGCCGCCGGTGAGCTTGCACATGGTGACGGGGTGGTAGCGCCCCTGCACCATGTCCTCCTCGCGCGTCCATTGCGTCTTGATCGGCACGCCCGGCACCTGCCTGGCGATGGTGACGGCCTGGATGAGCCAGTCGTGGGTGGTTCGCCGGCCGAAGCCGCCGCCGAGATCGACGCGGTGCACGTCGCACGCCGTCTGCGGCAGGCCGGCGGCCTGGGCGGTCGCGGCCAGCGCCGCCTCGCCGTTCTGGGTGGGGCACCAGACGTCACAGCGCGTCGGTGTCCACACCACCGTGGCGTTCATCGGCTCCATCGGCGCGTGATTCTGGAAGGGGTACTCGTAGACGGCCTCCAGCTTCCGGGCCGCCCCGGCGATGGCGGCGCGGGCGTCGCCGTTGGTGTTGCCGACGAAGGCCTCCTGCGCATCGAGCCCCTCGCGCAACTGCGCCGCGATGGTTTCGGAGGACACCGCCCGGTTCGGCCCGTAGTCCCAGGTGACGGGCAGGGCGTCGAGGGCGGTCTTCGCCTGCCAGAACGTGTCGGCCACCACGGCGACCGCGGTGTCGGCGACCTTCAGCACGTGCCGCACGCCGGGCATGGAGGAGACCTTGGCGGCGTCGAAGGACGCGACCTTGCCGCCGAACACGGGGCATTCCTTCGGTACGGCCACCAGCATGCCGGGCATCTTCAGGTCCGAGCCGTAGACAAGCGCGCCGGTGGTCTTCGCGGCGGTATCGAGACGCTTCGCCGAGGTGCCGATGACGGTCCAGTCCTTCGGGTCCTTCAAGGGCACGTTGGCGGGCGGCGTCAGGCGGGCGGCGGCGGCCGCGACCTGCCCGTAGCGCACGGACCGGCCGGACGCGGCGTGGGTGATGACGCTGTCCTTGGCGGTGCACTGCGCGGCCGGTACGCCCCAGGCGTCGGCGGCCGCCTGGATCAGCATGACGCGGGCGGTGGCGCCGCCGCGGCGGACGTATTCGTGGCTCTGGCGGATGCCCTGGCTGCCGGCGGTGAGGAAGGCGCCCCAGGCGCGGTTGCGGGCGAGGGACTGGCCGGGCGTCACGTATTCGGTGACGATCTTCGACCAGTCGCAGTGCAGCTCCTCCGCGATCATCTGGCAGAGCCCGGTGCGCGTGCCCTGGCCCATCTCGGAGCGCGCCATGCGCAGCACCACCGTGTCGTCGGGACGGATGACGACCCAGGCGTTGATCTCAGGGGTTGCGGCGGGCGCCGGCTGCTGGGCGAAGGCATCGGTCGGCAGGCAGAAGCCGACGGTGAGGCCGGCGGCGGCCTTGAGGACGGCGCGGCGGGAGGCGGTCGTGGTCTCGATGAGCGTCATGTCGGCCTCCCTCAGCCCTGGCGGTTCGCGGCGGCCTGCTTGATGCCGGCGCGGACGCGGTTGTAGGTGCCGCACCGGCAGATGTTGGTCATCGCATTGTCGATGTCCTCGTCCGTCGGGTTCGGCTTCTCCGCGAGCAGGGCGGCGGCGGCCATGATCATGCCGGACTGGCAATAGCCGCACTGGGGCACGTCGAGGTCGCGCCAGGCGACCTGGATGGGGTGCATGCCGTTCGGCGACAGGCCCTCGATGGTGACGATCTTCTGGTCGGGGGTGACCGCGCTCAGCGGCATCGCGCAGGAGCGCACCGCCTGACCGTCGATATGCACCGTGCAGGCGCCGCAGGCGGCGATGCCGCAGCCGTACTTCGTGCCGGTGAGGCCCGCCTGCTCGCGCAGGGCCCAGAGCAGCGGCGTGTCGTCCGCCGCCTGAACGTCGACCACCTGGCCGTTGATGTTGAGTTTCGCCACCGCCGTCTCCCTCGTTCGACCGGCCCTTCCCAGGCTCTTGTCTGGAACGAGTCCATCTTGGTCGGACCGCAGGCACAACCCGCTTCGACGCCGGCCGTCTTCACAATCCTGAGAGCCGTGGGTTCTGAGCCCGTGTCCTCCGATATCGCGGCGCCTGACGGGCCCGCGGGGCCGAGGGGAGGATCGATACGGCTGCGCTCGATCCCGGCGCCGCGGTGGAACCATTCGAGGCGCTCGCCGAGCACCAGGATCGCGAGGCCCGCCGAGAAGACGGGAGACAGGTGGAGGAAGGTCGCCCGATGCTCGCCAACCGGCGCGCCAGTGCTTCGAGCTGCGGCGCGTCATGGCAGCACATCCTCTCGATGGACGCGGTGTGTCGAGCCAGAGCCCGCGCTTGCCCCTCGGCCGCAGCGCCGTTCATCGGCTCGCCGGCTGCTCCTCGTCGCGGCCGGCCTTGCTGACCTCGATCGAACGGAGGGCATCCCGCTCGGCGCGGGCGAGGTGGTGGCGCAGCGCGGCCGCCGCCGCGCCAGGATCGCCGGCGAGAAGCGCGTCGATGACGACGATATGCTCGTTCGACCAGGCCATGACCCTTTCGGCCTCCTCGTAGGTGCCAAGCTCGAGAAGCCGGCGCAGATCGATCTGCTGCCGCACGGCCGCCACCAGAAATGGATTTCCGGTGAACCCGGCAAGCCCTCCGTGGAAGTCGGCATCCAGTGCCACGGCGATCGAACGGCGCATCAGCCGCTGCCTGCGGATATCCTCCGGGACCGTGGCGTCGCCGATGTCGGTCAGCAGCGCGACATGACGTTCGCGCAGCGTGTTCAGCACCCCGCTATCGGGTCGGAACGTGTCCAGCAGCAAGCTGGCAGGCTCCAGCATCAGGCGGAAATCATAGCTCGCGCGAACGCTGTCGATATCGTTCATCGTTTCGACGAAGCGCCATGAGCGGCCAGCCCCCCGCATGAGCAGCCCGTCATCCACCAGCCGCCCGACCACGTGATCGAGGATCGGCCGGCTGACGGCATAGCGGGCCGACAACACGCCGCGAGAGACCTCGGAGGGAAGCGCGTTGGAGATCCTGTCCTTCAGAATCTGTCCGTAGAGCAGGTCCTCGGGAGCCGCGGGAGCTTCGAGGTGCAGGCTTCCGAACGCCGCGCCGTCCCGCAACAGAAAGAATCCCTGGTTCGGCCGGGCTTCGACGAGCCTCAGTTCGATTAGCACCTTCATGGCGGCGCGCACCGGCGTGCGCGACAGGCCGAGCTGCCGGGCCAGCTCCAGTTCGGTGACATGCCGGCCCTCGCTCCAGCCGCAGCGGGCAGCCAGGTCGGCAATCTGGCGGGCGAGGGCGATGGTGCGTGAACGGGGCGGCTTCATGGCTGCGGCACGCGCCTTGCTTTGTCGATGCGAGTTTCTACGCCCTGCATTGTACTAACTGTCGCAATTAGAACAATGCAGCAATCCTGAGGACCACGATGATCGTTCGCGCGCCGATTGCCTCCGAATGCGGCAGTTCCGCCGCTGATGGCAGGTGTCGACCCTGTCCCGCGCGAACTCCGCTCTGCACTGCTCAACCACCAGGAGTCCCCATGTCTCGATCGTCCACTCATCCGCTGCATCGCGCTGCAGCCTGCCTTGTAGCCGCAGCCGCGACACTGTTCGCCATCGGCGTTGCAAAAGCCCAGCCGGCTGCACCGGCTCTGGTGTCGACGGGCAAGCTGACCTATGGCACCGCCGCCACCTTCGCGCCCTTCGAATACACGGTGGACGGCAAGCTGACCGGGTTCGACATCGATTTCATCGAGGCCATCGCCCGGAAACTGACGCTCGAGCCTGCGCCCCTCAACATCGAGTTCCGCGGGCTCATCCCGGCGCTGCAGGGGCGCCGCGTCGATATCATCAACTCGGCGATGTACATCAACCCGGCCCGCTCCGAGCAGGTCGATTTCGTGCCCTACATGAAGATCGGGCAGCAGATGGTGGTGCGCCGCGGCAACCCCCTCGCCATTCGCGGGCGCGATGACCTCTGCGGCCGCAAGGTGGCCGTGACCCTCGGCGGAATCCAGGAGACCTATGCCCGCCAGGACGCGGAGCGGTGCAAGACGGCCGGTCGTCCCGACCTGACGGTCATGACCTTCCCGACGGCGCAGGATTCGGCCCTGTCGGTCCGTCAGGGCCGTGCCGATGCCTATTACGAGAGCACGGCAGGGGTCGCCAAGATCGTCCTCGAGCGGTCCGACGTCTTCGAGGCGGTGGGCGAAGTCTTCGAGTTCGGCACGCAGATCGGGATCGCCGTGCGCAAGGGCGACACCGTCATGGCCCGGCTGATCGCCGAGGCCATCGCCAAGGTGGTCGCCGACGGCACCTACAAGCAGCTGATGCAGAAGTACAACCTGCCGCCGGAAGGCAGCCTCTTCTGATCCTCGCCATCCATGGGCGCCGGGGCCGCAGGCGGGCCCGGCGCCCAACCTTCCGTCAGTGAGTGCCGATAGCAGGGCCTATGATCTTCGACGCACCCGACCTGATATGGACCTATCTCATCAGTGAGAGGTTCTACCATGCCGCGCTGATGACGCTGCTGATCAGCATCTGCTCGCTCGTCGGCGGCATGGTGGTCGGCCTCGTGCTGGCCCTCATGCAGGAAGCGAAATGGGCTCCGCCGCGGATGCTGGCGGTCGGCTATCTCTGGCTGTTCCGCGGCACGCCGGTGCTTTTCCAGCTGATCTTCGTCTTCAACGTGTTGCCGTCCTTCGGCTTCGTGCTCTCGGGCTTTGCCTGCGCCATCCTGGCCCTGTCGCTCAACGAGGGAGCTTACATGGCCGAGATCATGCGCTCCGGCATCCGCACGGTCGGCGCCGGCCAGCGCAATGCGGCTCGCGCGCTCGGCATGCCGGAATGGCAGGTGATGCGCTGGATCATCCTGCCCCAGGCGCTGCGCGTGATCATTCCGCCGATCGGCAACCAGTTCATCGGCATGCTGAAGCTGTCGGCCCTCGTCTCGGTGATCGCGGTCGAGGAACTGCTGCTGGTCGCGAACCAGACGGCCTCGTCGAACTTCCGCTATCTCGAGGCGCTGGCGGCGGCCGGCATCTACTACCTCGCGATGACCACCGTGTTCATGCTGCTGCAGAGCCTGATCGAGCGGGCACTGCGCCGCCGTGGCCGGAGCGGCACCCGGGGCGGGCTGACCCAGCGCATGCTGAGCGCCACAGCCGATCTGGGGAGGGTGCGATGAGCGCCGATGCGAAGGTTCCGCTTCTCAAGGCCTCGGCCATCCACAAGAGCTACGGCGATCTCAGCGTGCTGCGTGGCGTCGATCTGAAGGTGACGCGCGGCGAATGCCTGTGCATCGTCGGCCCGTCCGGCTCCGGCAAGTCGACGCTCCTGCGCTGCATCAACCTGCTGGAGCCGATCGAGAGCGGCCGCATCCTGTTCGAGGGCGACGATATCGCCGGCGCTCCCAAGTCGCGGGCCCCGGCCGTTCGCCAGCGGATCGGCATGGTCTTCCAAAATTTCGAGCTGTTCCAGCACCTCTCGGCACGCGACAACGTCGCGCTGGCGCCCGTCAAGGTGAAGGGGATGTCGCGCACGCAGGCCCTGGAGCGCGCCCAGATGCTGCTGGAGAAGGTGCACCTGCCCGACAAGGGCGACGCTTTCCCCGACGAGTTGTCGGGCGGCCAGCAGCAGCGCGTCGCGATCGCCCGCGCCCTCGCCATGGAGCCGGCCCTCATGCTCTACGACGAGCCGACCAGCGCGCTCGATCCCGAGACCGTCGGCGAGGTGCTGCAGGTCATGCAGGAACTGGCCGAAGAGGGCCGCACCAGCATCGTCGTGACCCACGAGATGGGCTTTGCCCGCCGCGCCGCCGATCGCGTGATGTTCATGGACGGCGGCCTGTTCGTGCACGAGGCGCCGCCGGCCGACTTCTTCTCACCCGATGCCACTGTGCCGGAGCGGCTCGCGCGGTTCCTCGGACGGCTTTCGCATTGAGCATCCCGGATATGACGATGACTGCAGAGCGCCTGATCGCAAGGCTCGAAAGGCTGGTCGGGTTCGACACGCAGAACCCCCCGGGCGCGCGGGAGGCGGCCTGCGCCGACTGGGTGGCGGCGGAGCTGCGTGCGCTCGGCTTAGCCGTCGAGATCGACGGCTTCGACGAGGGCAGGGCCAATGTGGTGGCGACCCTCGAGAACGGGCCCGGCCCCTGCTTCGCCTTCAACACCCATATGGACGTCGTGCCGGTCGGCGCCGGCTGGACCACCGATCCCATGCGACTGACGGCCGTCGGCGACAGGCTGCACGGACGCGGCGCCTGCGACGCCAAGGGCCCGCTCGCCGCCATGCTCGAGGCCGTGGACATGCTGGCCGCCGGCCGCAGCCGGTGGTCCGGCACGCTGATGGCGGTCTTCGTCGCCGACGAGGAAGCCTCGTCCCGCGGCGCACGCCGCTATGCCGCGACCAAGCCCCCGATCGACTATGTCGTCGTGGGCGAGCCGAGCGGCAATGCGCCGATCATCGCGCACAAGGGCAGCCTGAGGCCGCTGGTCCGCGTCGGCGGCCGCACCGCCCATTCCGGAACGCCCGATCTCGGGCTGAACGCCATTTTCGAAGCCGGCCGGCTGCTGCCGAGGATTGCCGCCGCCCATGCGGCGCTGAAGGCGAAGGTGCATCCGCTGATCGGCTCGCCGAGCCTGACCGTCACCCGGGCGAACGCCGGGGTCGCCGACAATGTCGTGCCCGACGCCTGCGACCTGCTGCTCGACCGGCGGCTTATCCCCGGCGAGACCGAAGCGGCTGCGGTGGCCGAGATCGAGGCCATGCTTCAGGCCGCCGGCGACGAGGACGGCATCGCCGCGCGCATCGTCGAGCTGAAGCCGACCACCGGCGGGGCTGCCGATACCCCGGCCGACCATCCGATCGTGCTGGCGGCGAGCGCGGCCGGCGAGCGCCACGGCGTGGGCGATGCCCGTCCCATCGGTTTCCAGGGCGCCTGCGACTTCGTCCATTTCCGCGAGGTGGGCGCGCAGGGTGTCGTGCTGGGCCCCGGCGATCTCGCGGTCGCCCACAAGCCCGACGAATATGTCCCGCGCGCCGAGCTGGAGGCCGCGGCCCTCATCTATCGCGACATCGCGCTCGCCATGTTGCCACGGTCATGAGCCGCCGCATCCGGATCATCGGCCTGTCGCTCGGCTATGCCGGCGGGCTGGTGCTGCACACGGCGTCATCCGGGTCGGTTCCCCGGCTCGACGAGCTTCGCCTCATCGTCGAGGAGGACGGCGCCCTTGCGGCAATCGGCGCGACGCGCCTCAACATCGCGTATCTCAGCGGCATTCCCGCCGCCGAGCTGAAAGCGGCGATCCTCGCCGTGGCCTCCAAGCTGGACTGGTCGGGTCCGCCCGCCGACTGGCCGGACCAGATCGACGAGCGCTTTCCCGGCCTGCCCGCCCCCGTACGCATGCTGTTCGAAATGGCGGCGGCCGATGGCCGTGCGCGCGCTGAGGGCAGGACCCTGGCGGCCTCGCTGGGAGGCGGGGTCGCACCGGCCCCCCTGACGTCGGACACCAACCAGACGCTGTTCTGGCAGGACGATGACAGCCTCGTTGCCCGCGCCCGGGCCTATGCGGAGCGGGGCTTCCTCCAGCTGAAGCTGCGGATCGGCATTGCGGACTTTGCCGACGATCTGCGCAGACTCGCCCTGTTGCGGAGCGAGATCGGGCCCGCAGCCCGCCTGTCGGTCGATGCCAACGGGACCTGGGACGAAGCCTCCGCGCCGGGCCGGCTCGAGGGTCTGGCAAGGCTCGGCGTCGAATACGTCGAGCAGCCGTTGGCCGCGTCCGACTGGGCGGGCACGGTGCGTCTGGCGCGCGCGACGCCTGTCCCCATCATGCTCGACGAAGCCCTGTCCTCCTATGAGGCCATCGAGCGGCTGGCGGAGACGGGCGCCGCGCAGCTCGCGCATCTCAAGCTCGCCAAGCTCGGCGGCCTCGACCGGATGATGAGCGCGGCCCGCCTGCTGCAGGCAGCGGGCGTCGGCATCATGATCGGGCAGATGAACGAGGGCGCGCCCTCGACGCTGGCCGCCGCCCATGCCGCGATCGCCCTCGCGGCGCCGCTGCGCGAACTCTATGGCGCCGATCAGCTCGCCGACGAACCCGCCGAGCCCGCGCTCGTCTATGCGGACGGCGTTCTGCGGCTGCCCGCCGGGCCCGGCCTCGGGCTCGCCTCCCATCCCCATCCGCCCGATTGCGACCTTCACTGGGACCACACGTCATGACCAACAGCACTGCGACTTCAGGCCTCGCGCGGGGCATCGAGGCGGCATTTCCCGCCGCCGAGTTCGAGGCGCGCCTCGCTGCCGCCCGCAACGGCCTTGCGGCCCGCGGCCTGGACGCTGCGGTGTTCACCGGTCCGGAGAACATCTTCTATCTCACGGGGCAGCAGACGCCCGGCTACTACACCTTCCAGTGCCTGGTTCTGCCGGCCGAGGGCGAGCCGGTCTTCCTGCTGCGCCAGCTCGAGGTGACGAACTTCCTGCGCAACACCTACCTCCCCGAATACGAGGCCTATGGCGACGGCCAGCGGCCGGCCGAACTGGTGGTCGATGCCCTCGCCAAGCGCGGCCTCACCGGCAAGCGCATCGGCATCGAGAAGGGCGGCTGGTTCCTGCCGATCGCGTTCTACGAGGCGCTGGCCGCCGTGTTGCCCCGCATCGAGGACGCGACCGGCATCGTCGAAGCCATGCGGCGCGTGAAGTCCGCGGCGGAGATCGCCAAGATCGAGCAGTCCGTGCGGCAGGCCGATCTCGGTATCCAGGCCGGCATCGCGGCGGTGCGCGAGGGCGTCAGCGAGAACGACATCGTCGCCGAGATGATGCACGCGGCGATCAAGGGCGGCGCCGAGTATATGGGCATGGAGCCGCTCGTGTCCTCGGGGCCGCGATCGGGCGTGCCGCACGCCACCTGGCGCCGGCGGAAACTCGAAGCGGGTGACGGCGTGTTCATGGAAATGTCCGGCTGCTACGACCGCTATCACTCGGGCCTGATGCGAACGGCCTGGGTCGGCGAGCCGCCAGCGCTCGCCCGCGAACTGGAAAAGGTGGTGCTGGCCGCTCTCGACGCCGCCATCGGCGCCGCCAGGCCCGGGGCCACCTGCGCCGCGCCCCACATCGCCGCGCAGAGGATCATCGATGCCGCCGGCATGACCGAGCGCTACCGCAAGCGCACGGGCTACAGCCTCGGCATTTCGTTTGCGCCGGACTGGGGCGAGTGGCAGGTGGCAAGCCTCCACGACACGGTCGACATCCCGCTGGAACCCGGCATGTGCTTCCATGTCGTGCCGGCGCTGCGCGACTATGGCGTCTTCACCATCGGCATCAGCGAATCCATCTGCATCACCGAGACGGGTGCGAGAATCCTGGGCAAGACCCCCAGGACGATCCAGATGAAATAGGGCAGGTCGCCCGTCGCCCGGCGAGCGCGCTCGGGAGACCGGAGTGGCGCCTCACGGATGAGGCGCCGGCGGAACCGCAACGGGTCGGGCTTCGGCGAACCGCACGAGGTGCTCTGGCCGTACGGCCGTCGGCAGCGCCCGGCGGCACACGATCTGCTCGTGCTCGGACGAAGCGACGAAGCGGACGCCGAGGGCTTCCGCCGTCGACGAGCCGCCACGTCCAGGTCGCGAGCACGAACCGTGTTCCGGTTCACACACGCCACAGGGCGTTCAGCTGCACCCCGTCGTCGAGCCGCACGTGTCGCACTTCAGACAGGTGCCGTTGCGCACCAGCGTGAAGTTCGAGCATTCGGGGCAGGCGTCGCCCACATAGCCGCGCAGCTTGGCCTCCGCCCGCCGGTCGGCGGTCGAGCGCTCCGACGAAACGGACTTGGCCTCGGGTGCCGCCTCCGCCTCGTCGAAGAGGGTGTTGAGGGTGGGGGAGACGGCGGCGGCCACCTCCTCCTTCAGCGCCGTGGCGCCGATGGTGGCGGGGCCGCGGGCCATGGTCACCACCGTGCCCGAGCGGCCGTCGCTCGACAGCGAGCCCGGGGTCGGCTGGCCG contains:
- a CDS encoding (2Fe-2S)-binding protein — protein: MAKLNINGQVVDVQAADDTPLLWALREQAGLTGTKYGCGIAACGACTVHIDGQAVRSCAMPLSAVTPDQKIVTIEGLSPNGMHPIQVAWRDLDVPQCGYCQSGMIMAAAALLAEKPNPTDEDIDNAMTNICRCGTYNRVRAGIKQAAANRQG
- a CDS encoding thiosulfate oxidation carrier complex protein SoxZ — encoded protein: MASATLPARITMPAEARRSEIVEIRVLARHPMERAIDAPGLRPVARKIIHTLRVTQEGQELFRIELSPGIAANPYVAFTTRAERSGELVFEWIEDGGVTYERRQSLTVT
- a CDS encoding xanthine dehydrogenase family protein molybdopterin-binding subunit, with amino-acid sequence MTLIETTTASRRAVLKAAAGLTVGFCLPTDAFAQQPAPAATPEINAWVVIRPDDTVVLRMARSEMGQGTRTGLCQMIAEELHCDWSKIVTEYVTPGQSLARNRAWGAFLTAGSQGIRQSHEYVRRGGATARVMLIQAAADAWGVPAAQCTAKDSVITHAASGRSVRYGQVAAAAARLTPPANVPLKDPKDWTVIGTSAKRLDTAAKTTGALVYGSDLKMPGMLVAVPKECPVFGGKVASFDAAKVSSMPGVRHVLKVADTAVAVVADTFWQAKTALDALPVTWDYGPNRAVSSETIAAQLREGLDAQEAFVGNTNGDARAAIAGAARKLEAVYEYPFQNHAPMEPMNATVVWTPTRCDVWCPTQNGEAALAATAQAAGLPQTACDVHRVDLGGGFGRRTTHDWLIQAVTIARQVPGVPIKTQWTREEDMVQGRYHPVTMCKLTGGLDAQGNVVGLHMRISGQSILSYVFPTALQSGRDPVQFQGLNAGGNDSQIGYSFPNLLIDHAMRNTHVPPHFWRGVNHNQNAIYLECFLDELAHAAGQDPLAFRRKLMGNHPRHLAVLNAVAERIGWDKPPPAGVHRGIAQQMGFGSYVAAAAEVSVDAAGKLRMHRIVAATDCGHAVNPRQIEMQVEGSFVYGLSALLYGACTVKDGQIVETNFDSYNVLRMDEMPKVETIVMPSGGFWGGVGEPTIMVAAPAVLNAIFAATGKRIRSVPLKDQDLRRA
- a CDS encoding FCD domain-containing protein, yielding MKPPRSRTIALARQIADLAARCGWSEGRHVTELELARQLGLSRTPVRAAMKVLIELRLVEARPNQGFFLLRDGAAFGSLHLEAPAAPEDLLYGQILKDRISNALPSEVSRGVLSARYAVSRPILDHVVGRLVDDGLLMRGAGRSWRFVETMNDIDSVRASYDFRLMLEPASLLLDTFRPDSGVLNTLRERHVALLTDIGDATVPEDIRRQRLMRRSIAVALDADFHGGLAGFTGNPFLVAAVRQQIDLRRLLELGTYEEAERVMAWSNEHIVVIDALLAGDPGAAAAALRHHLARAERDALRSIEVSKAGRDEEQPASR
- the soxA gene encoding sulfur oxidation c-type cytochrome SoxA, with protein sequence MRATIAFALMLAATAAGAGEVRAPATFLSPDLRALQDDPSRHPGWLWVDSGETLWRAAPAGGRPSCQGCHGDIGGMRGAATRYPQVAGDGRLLNLEGRIETCRSRHQQAPAFGYESDDLLALTAAVAVQSRGLPTAVATDGPAASFVAEGRRLFETRMGQLNLSCAHCHEANVGRRLRGDVISSGVGTGFPAYRLEWNTMGSLHRRLRACSLGVRATQFSYGSAEYLALELYLAVRARGLPVESPGLRR
- a CDS encoding amino acid ABC transporter permease translates to MIFDAPDLIWTYLISERFYHAALMTLLISICSLVGGMVVGLVLALMQEAKWAPPRMLAVGYLWLFRGTPVLFQLIFVFNVLPSFGFVLSGFACAILALSLNEGAYMAEIMRSGIRTVGAGQRNAARALGMPEWQVMRWIILPQALRVIIPPIGNQFIGMLKLSALVSVIAVEELLLVANQTASSNFRYLEALAAAGIYYLAMTTVFMLLQSLIERALRRRGRSGTRGGLTQRMLSATADLGRVR
- a CDS encoding ABC transporter substrate-binding protein, encoding MSRSSTHPLHRAAACLVAAAATLFAIGVAKAQPAAPALVSTGKLTYGTAATFAPFEYTVDGKLTGFDIDFIEAIARKLTLEPAPLNIEFRGLIPALQGRRVDIINSAMYINPARSEQVDFVPYMKIGQQMVVRRGNPLAIRGRDDLCGRKVAVTLGGIQETYARQDAERCKTAGRPDLTVMTFPTAQDSALSVRQGRADAYYESTAGVAKIVLERSDVFEAVGEVFEFGTQIGIAVRKGDTVMARLIAEAIAKVVADGTYKQLMQKYNLPPEGSLF
- the soxX gene encoding sulfur oxidation c-type cytochrome SoxX, coding for MRGFRAALVVLGLAAPAAGQEVAPFVVSGDAVAAPLGGLTGSAERGARIVRNRETANCLICHTIPDPAETFMGEVGPLLAGVGARLTPGQIRLRVIDPTLANPAAVMPAYHRVAGLAHVDERWRGRPVLSAQEIEDVVAYLSALKE
- a CDS encoding thiosulfate oxidation carrier protein SoxY — protein: MPKPSPERPDLLTRRVAIAAAAAVALAPAAASGQAASAETFAAAERAILAGREPAAAGLSIEMPQLSENGNAVDIAVRIDSPMSAEDHVARIHILAEKNPFPRIATFHIGPQAGRADVATRIRLAETQTIVVLAETSRGVVHRGSREVIVILGACVDGG